The sequence CAACATTAGAGTACAAAAGCATTACTAAACTCTATAAACTATATGTAAATACCAATCAAAATGCAAGGAGCTTTACTAAAAAGAGTTGTTCTATAGCTAAACACCATATTTCCTAGTTCATTTACACAACTAAATTAAATACCAATCATACAACTGAATTATGCAAAAAAAGGCACAAGTATGGATATTAAATAATGTGCTCTTGTATTTGTAAATCATGCAATGTGTTAGAGTAAACTTAAGAACACAAAAGTCCTCTTAACCTCATGTTCCACCAAAAAAACAGACTTATAAGCTGTAAAAAAAACACAATTAAATTAAATACCAATCATACAACTGAATTATGCAAAAATAGGCCGAAGTACTTAAATTAAATCGTGTACTCTTGTATTTGCAAATCATGCAATGTGCTTGAGTAAACTTAAGAACAGAAAAGTCCTCTTGACCTCATGTTCCACCAAAAAAACAGACTTTTAAGCTGTCAAAACAAATAATAGCATCCAACAAAAATACTACAGCCTTCTTCCTCTTCGTCCACCCTTTCTTCTGGTACTGTCCGTTGGAATGGGAGTCACATCCTCTGTTGAAAATGATAACTAAGTTAATCTACAATTCTCCGTGTCATTGACATCATCCTAAACCAAACAATTTCAAAAGACAAATCAAATAATAGCAAACATCTTCACCTATGCGACCAATTCTCATTCCAGATCGAGCAAGAGCACGAAGAGCTGATTGTGCCCCAGGTCCAGGAGTCTTTGTCTTATTCCCTCCTGTTGCACGAAGCTTAATATGCAAGGCAGTTATGCCAAGCTCCTGAAACCAAGAGATTATATGTTATATACTTAGAATTCAAACTATGTACTTCAATATGGTAACTAGTTGAAGACTTCCCTTGTGTTGACAAAACCAACTGAAATATACCTTGCATCTTTGTGCAACATCTTGTGCTGCAAGCATTGCAgcatatggtgatgattcatctctgTCAGCTTTGACCTTCATTCCACCTGATACCACCAGATATGATATTTATTAGCAATCCAAAGATAGAACAATGCCAGCTTGTTATCATGACAAGAGGCTTCTAAAAGATAGTCATGTAGCTTTAAATAAGAGAATTATTAACCCAGAAAGTGTTGACGGAGAGCTTTTACCAGTAACACGGGCAAGTGTTTCCTTTCCAGACAAATCAGTCACATGCTGTACAGAAAAGAAAATTAGGAAGATATAGTACTATAGGAAATCCAAGCTACTGGATGACACATGCCACAAATTACAGCTTACCACAAATGTATCATTGAAAGAAGCAAATATGTGGGCTACACCAAACACGTGTTCTCCTTCCCTGACTGCAGGTCCTAGAGTAACATTTTCCTCCTTAACTTCTCTGGTCTTCTTCTTCCCAGACtgaataaaaaatgacaaaatggtTAATTAGAGCAGATAGAAATGCACATGCTCTCAATACAAGTAATCTCTGCTAACGCATAAACTTGAGGAAACTAAAGCAGAGTAAGGACTACGCCCATTAAGAATTGTAAGATTTACTAACAATTAGATGATTGCACTGATTCATTCCTGTTAGAATTATCATGTGTGAAAATTTATGCACACTGGACCATTACAAGGGTAATGCTAATATTTCTGCTCCAGCTGACAGATATTGTGTATGTCACTCATATCCTTGTTTCATGGCTGGAGGCAACAGTATATTCTAGCAACAAGTAGGCAAGCTAAATATATTCATAATGAACTTTTTTTTATCGCATATTAGTAACAAATATGCTTCCTCATATTAGCATCAACATGAGAACAATACAAACTCCTTACCAGCAAACACACTGGAAATCCACTTTTGTTTAGAAAACACCTTCATGTTAGTTGCTaactatgaaagaccaagagtcacaaatctACTTTTATTTAGAAACCACCTTCATGTCAGTTGCTAACTAttgaagaccaagagtcacaacttaggaTTCCACTTCTAGATGTCCCTATGGtaaattgaacttgggtctccacaatgaaagCCCAATTTTTTAACTTATTAACCTCAACCCCTTGGAcacataaattaatttcaaaaataaaattactataaaATTACTTTTAGAAAATCACTTATTAGGCCATGATCCCATTTGTCAGATTAGCTTATTTTGTTTAACATCCACTGCTCAAATTTTTAAAGAGTATTTTGTGGAAGTAATAGTCCCATAAATTTTCAGTTCATTCTAAGTATTAGTTTAAATTGTAATTTTTCAGctacataattttttaaatattgataatAAAAAATTTAGGAGCTAGTGACAAAAAGGAGGGAATCAAACATATGCTGGCAGCAAATCTAAATAAGCAAGGCCATGGGAATATGACATTATTGCTTTAATTTAacatggatttttcaaatttaggCTCATATCCTGTTTTCCCTAACAGATTTTTAAAACGAATGTTGCTGTCTACTATACCACTTTTTACTAACTATATGATGTAGTTATCCTGGCAGTATATTTGGTTTTTGGGTTTCTATAATTACAATTTTCAATGTGTAATGGGCCAGTCATGGCATATTATGTGGTTATTGGGTAATGCTTGAGTGCAGAACCAATTCACACGAACGAGGTTTCAACCTTGAAGATTGAGGCTTTATTACTACAAGGAATCGGGAATCATAACATCATGTTTCTTGGGGCCCAGCACTGACAAGGCAGTCACTCGTGTCAAAACATTTATCAAGGGCAAAGGACATTGTATTTTGAAAGAAGACCACATACATGCTAAAAATGGGAGGATTCGGAGACAAGAAAAATCCTTCAGAAAGATCCTATGAGAAATAAACTTTTTTATGACATTCTTCTAAATTGCAATGTGCCTGTTCCTAATGCTACTGATGATAGAGTAATAAATAGCAATGAGTGCCACTCCATtcgaaagaaataaaataaaatcagaatTTACATTTTCAATGCTAATTAGATGCATCAAAGTCCTGGAACACAAGATTAAGTAAAAGGGTGACACACACTTAAACTCGGATTTGCTTCTTAAATTATCAATATTCAACTCCTAGCAGACATTAATACCTCTCGACACAAGCAAAGTGTAGGCAATGAAATCACTCGCCAATTGTATCCCCCACCCGAGAATGGCTTGTTGGCTCGACTGGTTCAGTAGTCCTTGCATGCCCTTTTCATATCGAGGGAGGGCCTTTAATTATATTAtagttgaatatatttttttaaatgaaaacaaaatttatttcaATCTCAACCCCAAAAAAAATGGTGTCTACGAAAGATGAGGACTGACATACCATGTGAAAATGGCAGAAAATCCCAAACAAAAACCCTAACAAAAATCGACAGAAATTGCTAAAATCCTTCTGACAATATCGCAAAAAAATCCTATAGGTAATCGCGAGTAGAAACCCTAACAAGACGCGATTAAACTCAAAAAAGCCAGCGAAAATCGAAAGAAACCAGTCAAAATCGGCCGCCAACAAAATTATACGGAAAATACGGTTCTTGTTAAAGTGAAGATAGAAAAAAATAAGGTTGCATTGCAGATATAATTCTTACCATTGTAAGTTGTTCAAAGCCTCTCGATAGTGCCTGCTGCTACTCCGCCTTCTTGGCCTCACGATCTGTAAATTCCGAGGGCCTGCTTTTTGAAATAAAACCCTATTTGAAGCAAAAGGTTGGAAATAAAACCCTAGAAACAAGCGCAGGGGGAAGGTGGAAGAAATTACCCCTATAGCtcctaatgttttttttttcttctcatGTGGAGCAAGATATGAGTTTTGCAAAAATTTACAAAACCTAGGGAATTCCTCGACCCTGAGCCATTTTAGCCCTAGTGGTCTAAACTCACCCTAATGGATATGAGTTTTTTCATTTCGAATTGAATTGCATCACACTTACAAATATAATTCTCTTTAACACTTATCTTTTAGGCTAACTCATTTCTCGTAATGTATTCGAATTTAGTATCTAGGATGTCTATTCATTTTAAGCTAACTCATTTTTTATCATGTATTTGAATTTAGCATCTAGGATGTCTACTCATTTTAAGCTAACTCATTTTTTATCATGTATTTGAATTTAGCATCTAGGATGTCTTCTAAGCTAACTCATTTCTCATCATGTATTTGAATTTAGTATCTAGGATGTCATAGATAAGGATATCAAATAATTAGCTCATCTTAAGAGCATACTTGAAAGTAAGTTAGATCGTATTAGAGCACATTGCATCACATCATGAGATTTACACTTTCATCATCTTGCATTTATATCTTTCATACTTTTGAATCTTGTTGACTAAACTCACCCCAATGGATATGAGTTTGTTCATCTTTAAGTGTAGTACATCAAATCTATAAATATATTCCCGTTATCTCCACTTGCCTTCTACTCATTCTAAGCTAACTCATTCCTCATAATGCATTTGAATTTATCATCTAGGATGGCATGTTTAAAGATGAGGATATTAGATAATTAGATCATCTTGAGAGCATACTTGAAAACATGTTAGATCGTATTAGAGCACATTGCATCACATCACTAGATTTACACTTTCAACATCTTGCATTTATGTCTTTCATACTTTTGAATCTtgagaaaacaaaaaataaaaataaagtttaCCTAAGGCTCGAGAAAGCTTTAGACTTCATTGCTGGCATAATAAACTCCTAGAAATGTTTATTAGCACTTCATTGGCCCAAAATTAGGTATCCTTGTTGAAGTGTGAGTTTTGAAGGAATGTGATAGTATCATACAAAATCACACATGGAAATATTTAATCATGTGAAAGACAAAATCATGTGTGGTCATGTCTAATAATAGAGTATACGTTAAAGACATAATAGCTATGGGGTTCATAATTTAGGTTTGATACCAAGATTCTAGAACCAATTGTTGAATGCTTGTACATAATCAAACTTGTTGCATCAACATTTGATTTCATTTTAAGAGCTAAGCTTCTAAATTTATTTTGTGGTTTATCAATCTCAATTTATGTGATGATTTAGGTATGATTATTATAATGTTTATCATTCAAAATCTTTGATAGAGCAACTTCTCGTTTATGATATAGAGTAAATGGATATCAAGAATGAACTTGGGAAAGCTACATGAACATCTTTAgcaattttggatttttttcataTCTTTGATTGCTATAGGTTTTTGTTTAAGAGTCTATTATTCATGTATTGTGGTTGATGCTCATATCCTCATTGATCTAATTGCCAATTTTTTCCAAGGCTTTCTATCTTTACAAATTCTTAATATTTGTCTCTAATATTCAAAAAATGATGATAGTCTTTTGGAGGAGAAAATTTTAGTTGGGGCTAATGGAAAACTACCTTAATTAATTCTTTATTGTGCATATTTTAGAATTTGttatagaaaatgaaaaattaagagAAACTATATACTTAAGTGTGGATGTTGTGTGTGTCTAAATTTTTGTGTCTATCGGATAGCCCTAGGATGATGTCTAGCGCTAAAGTATTGTGCGCTTATGCAATGGAGGATATAGGGAGATGGAAATCCATAAGGAGTCAATGGACTAGTTCAAGGGAGGCTTTTGATCCACAAAAATGGTGCTTTCGTAGGAGATCTAAGAAAATGAACATGAAATTTCGGGGGAGAAGGTTTTGGTTGGATCTAATGAAAAAACTACCTTAACCTTTGGTATATTTTACCTTATACGTTAGCAATTGAAATATTGTGATTGTGTGTATTAACCCTAAAGGATTGTCTAGTGCTAAAATATTATAGGCTTGTGTAATGGAGGATACAATAGGATGGGAATCTCTAGGGAGCTAATGAACTAATTCAAGTGAGGCTTTTGATCTATAACAATAGTGAATTTTGAAGGAGATTGCTACAACTTTGTATTTGGAGACCTAGGGAGAAACTCAGGTGATGAAGAAATAATGATTGTAGAATAGATGAaggagttatgatcttcaatatgATTCAATAATGAAGAAGTGTTAGGGGATGGTAAGTAGAAGGAAACATAGTCTCTACACCTTAGAGAAAACTTTTTAGAAGGGTGCAAGGAAGAATGAGCGAGATAGTGAGAGGAGATTGGGGTTTTCAAGTACATAAATTGAGTATCTAAGTCAAGTATCCATCAAAGAACTTACTAGAGAAAGAATAAGGGTTTTGAAATGTTAAAACTAGGATCTTAGGCAACTAACCATCACatccaaaatagaaaataaatgaatTAGCAGTTCGAGAAAGCATAAAAAATAACACATTATATAGTGtccacaaaaaatatcaattattatTAAGTAGTCTTATAAAAATGTTTTTATAAGAAAAAATAATCAACCtagttttcaaaatattttctcCCCCTCCTTTTGATGATGGCCTCAAATGCATGTGTAATGCATTCATAAATATACCTCTTGTGCAATTTTGTGTCTCACATATTTTGTTTTATATGTGATATATTCATGATGTGATACATCTTTTTCAATATGGTGGCATATACTTAAGGTAATCAAAGGTGTTGGTGTTTAGGTCACAACCTTTCACCTCACAACCTTTTGGTCattcaattaataatttaattatctaaaaataaattcaaactaagttaaaacatgaaacaaacattaaaagaaagaaagaaaaaaaaagttgaATACTAATTTTCACATCAAGATTGAGCACAATAAAAACTTGAGATGACAAACAAGACAATTTTACCaaatttcattgtcacaaagtataTATTCTCAATGGATGGTATATGGTTTCTTAAATATTCAATTCTAAAATCAAAGATGATTGCTTGATTTGCATGGGATGATGTGCACATTTATAAATTTTTAGTTGAATGATGGATGACTGTTATTTGAGGATGATATCTATAGTGGAGATTATTGGTGATCTAAATTGTAGATCCCAAATCCCTAAGATCTAATAATCTCCCAAGTGTCAAGGTTGTCAAACCTTAGAAGATTATTACAAACCTATATTCAAGCTAGGCTTGACATAGGACCAATGGTTGAGGTGGGAAAGAACTCCTTCACTTCTTGTTTTACAAGACCAAGGGGATTTACCTAAGGTGTTG is a genomic window of Cryptomeria japonica chromosome 7, Sugi_1.0, whole genome shotgun sequence containing:
- the LOC131048395 gene encoding small ribosomal subunit protein uS11y — its product is MSGKKKTREVKEENVTLGPAVREGEHVFGVAHIFASFNDTFVHVTDLSGKETLARVTGGMKVKADRDESSPYAAMLAAQDVAQRCKELGITALHIKLRATGGNKTKTPGPGAQSALRALARSGMRIGRIEDVTPIPTDSTRRKGGRRGRRL